ATTGCGGGTGGTGACGAGCGGCGTGCCATCGGCAAGGCTTGCCCAGGTGCGTTCGGCGAGGTCTGGTGTCGGCTCGGCCAGAACCTGGCGTTTGACGAGAATGCCGTCGGCCTTCGGCATGCCGGCGAAAGCGCCGAAGGCAGGGAAATCGGCAAGAGGCTGCGGTTCTGCCCAGGAGAGAGCGCCGCCGAGTGCGCGTTCACCCTGTCTCAGTGTCACGGGCACCAGTGGGTCGTCGGCGGGTGCTGCAGCAAGGCGCGGTCCGGCGAAGCGGATCAACGTGCCGCCGCCCGCAAGCCATTTCTGCATCGGCTCATAGGTTTCCTGCGGCAGGCGGCCGATATCGGCCATGACGATGACGGAGGGGTTGGATTGCAGGATTTCCGGGATGGCCTGCGCGAGATCGGCCTGCCGCTGCGGAATGAGATCGACGAAGGGCTGAAGCGCCCGGCTGATATAATAAAGCGGTTGCAGCAGCGGCTGGAAATCATTGCCGGTTTCGCCTGCCAGCAGCGCCACGCGGCGGCGGCGGAAGCCGTCATCGAGAAGATGCACTGCACCTGCCGTCGAAACACCTTCAAGGGAAAGACGGGCGAAATCGTTGCGCAGTTCGAAGGGCGCTTCCACCGTTGCCGTTGTTTCAGCCTGGCCGGGGGCGAAGGTGGCGATGCCATTGGCGAGGATGCGGCCCTGGCTGTCCTGCGCGTTGACCGTCAACCGGGCAGCTTCCGCAGTATCGAGCCTTGAAAGCGAAACGCTCATGGCTTCGGCATTGTTCGTTGCCCCCGTTATAGCGGCGATCGCCTTGCCGTCGCCGCTGACGATGCGGAATTCGGCGGGTGAAAGACTGGCGAGCGTTTTCAGGGCGCTTTCGTCCTGCGCCGTCTGCACGCCATCAGCGATATAGGCGAGGGTGCCGGGGGTCGTGCCGTTAAGCGCTTCGGTGATGGCTTCGGCGGTGCGGACACGATCGGGAACGAGCGGCTTCGGTTTTGCCGCTGCCAGCTTTTCCAGGGCGACCGCTGTCGTTCCGGGTACGGCGTCATGTTCGGCATCGGCTGTAAAAGCGATGGCGACGGGGCGCTCGGCACGCTCCGCGTCCCCGATCAGGGCTTCCGCCGTCGCCACGCGTCGCTCCCAGTCGGGCGCCGACGCCCAGCTATTGTCAACCACCAGCACCAGCGGACCGTTGCCGGCGATGCCGCTGTTGCGTGGATTGACCACGGGATCGGCGAGAGCAAGAATCACGGCGGCGGCAAGCGCCATGCGCAGCAGGGTGAGCCACCATGGGCTTTTCGACGGCGTTTCCTCACGTTTCAACACCGTCGCCAGGATCTTCAGCGGCGGGAACACTTCCGCCTTGGGGCGCGGCGGGGTGAGCCGCAGCAGCCACCAGATGGCAGGCAGCGCCAGCAAGCCGAAGAGGATGTAGGGGCTGGTGAAGACGAAAGGCAATGCGCTCATCGGCGGCCACCGCCTTGCGCGGGTGCGCCGGAAAGATACATGTGCATGGCCACCAATGCCTCGGAAGCGAGATGATCGGTGCGATGGAACACGAAGTTCCAGCCCAGACGGCGAAGTGACGAGGAGAGCGCCTCGCGCCTTGCGAAATAGGCGCGGGTATAGTCCTCGCGAATGGTCTCGGCGCGACCGGAGACCAGTTTTTCGCCGGTTTCCGGATCGCTGAATTCGGTGCGGCCGGAATAGGGAAATGTCTCTTCGGCCGGATCGGCAATTTCCACCACGTGGCCGCGCAGGCCCCGCCGTGCGAGCGGCGAAATGCGTTCCATCACGGCCTGCGCATCATCAAGAAAATCGCCGATCAGAACGATGTCGCTCGCGCCACGGATCATGCTCGTTTCCGGCATGCCTTCGGTCGGCGGCGCATGCATGATTGCGGTGGCGAGCCGTTCGGCGGCATTTCGGGCCGAAACCGGTTCCATGATGCCGGGGCAGCCGATGCGCTCGCCCGAGCGCGCGAGGATTTCCGCCAGCGCCAGCATCAGTACCAGCGCCCGGCTTTCCTTGGAAACGGAGCCGAGGGTCGATTTGAACATCATCGACGGCGACATGTCGGCCCAGAGCCAGATGGTGTGGGCCGCTTCCCATTCACGGTCACGGACATAGGTGTGATCGTCGCGGGCGGAGCGCCGCCAGTCGATGCGCGAGAGACTTTCGCCTTCGGCATAGGGGCGGAACTGCCAGAAATTTTCGCCGATGCCGCGCTTGCGGCGGCCATGCCAGCCTGCGGTGACGGTGTTGGCGATGCGCTTTGCCTCGACCATGCAGTCCGGCACCAGGGCGGCGCGCTGGCGCGCGCGCGCGAGAACTTCGCTACCTGGCGTCTTGTCTACGATCTGGCCGATGGATGCCACATGCAGTCCTTTCGCGAACGTCGCTTCAGTTCTTCGCCTGCTCCACGAGGGCCGCGATGACATCGCGCACCGACATGCCTTCGGCGCGGGCCGCAAAGGTCAGCGCCATGCGGTGTTCCAGAACCGGTTCGGCCAGCGCATAGACATCGTCAAGCGACGGCGCGAGCCTGCCTTCGTACAGCGCACGCGCACGGGCCGTCAGCATCAGCGACTGGCCGGCGCGCGGACCGGGACCCCAGGCGACGTTTTTATCGGTCAACTTGTTGCCGTGACCGGGGCGGGCGGAGCGAACGAGTGACAGGATGGCGTCCACCACCTTGTCGCTGACCGGCATCTGGCGGATCAGCGCCTGTATCTCCATCATGCGGGACGCATCGATCACGCCACGTGCTTCACCCGAGGCGGTACCCGTCGTGTCGAGCAGGATCTGGCGTTCGGCCGCGAGTTCGGGATAACCGACATCCACCTGAAGGAGAAAACGGTCGAGCTGGGCTTCCGGCAGCGGATAGGTGCCTTCCTGTTCCAGCGGGTTCTGCGTCGCGAGAACGTGGAACGGCTTCGGCAGCTCATAGGTCTGGCCGGCCATGGTGATGTGGTATTCCTGCATGGCCTGCAGCAGCGCGGACTGCGTGCGCGGGCTGGCGCGGTTGATTTCATCGGCCATCAGCAACTGCGCAAAAACCGGTCCCTTGATAAAGCGGAAGGAACGGCGGCCGTTTTCATCCTGGTCCATGACTTCTGAGCCGAGAATATCCGACGGCATCAGGTCCGGCGTGAACTGGATGCGGTTGGCTTCGAGGCCGAGCACGGTGCCAAGCGTGGTGACAAGCTTGGTCTTGGCAAGACCGGGAACGCCGACGAGCAGCGCATGGCCACCGGAAAGGATGGCGAGAAGCGTGTTCTGCACCACTTTTTCCTGACCGAAGATGACCTTGGAGACTTCGGTGCGGATGGCCGCAATGTCGGAAAGCGCCTTTTCGGCGGAGGCGATGATCGCCTTTTCGTCGAGGGTTTCGCCGGTATTCATCACGCCCATGTCGCTCTCCTCATACCTTCGCCGCTGTCGCAAGTGCATTCCGGCTTTGCTGGCCGTTGGCCGGAACGGATTTTGCGCTGCATATAGCTTATTGCTCTCTTGGCCGCTGACAAGCGCCATTCGAATGACTATGTCGTGACTTAGTATTTCCTTATCGGCAAAGCGAGA
This genomic interval from Agrobacterium tumefaciens contains the following:
- a CDS encoding DUF4159 domain-containing protein yields the protein MSALPFVFTSPYILFGLLALPAIWWLLRLTPPRPKAEVFPPLKILATVLKREETPSKSPWWLTLLRMALAAAVILALADPVVNPRNSGIAGNGPLVLVVDNSWASAPDWERRVATAEALIGDAERAERPVAIAFTADAEHDAVPGTTAVALEKLAAAKPKPLVPDRVRTAEAITEALNGTTPGTLAYIADGVQTAQDESALKTLASLSPAEFRIVSGDGKAIAAITGATNNAEAMSVSLSRLDTAEAARLTVNAQDSQGRILANGIATFAPGQAETTATVEAPFELRNDFARLSLEGVSTAGAVHLLDDGFRRRRVALLAGETGNDFQPLLQPLYYISRALQPFVDLIPQRQADLAQAIPEILQSNPSVIVMADIGRLPQETYEPMQKWLAGGGTLIRFAGPRLAAAPADDPLVPVTLRQGERALGGALSWAEPQPLADFPAFGAFAGMPKADGILVKRQVLAEPTPDLAERTWASLADGTPLVTTRNVEAGRIVLFHVSAEASWSDLPISGHFVDMLRRIVQLSKAGGASASANAPAAALPPFRLLTAEGALSAEIGTARPLEMLAGQPPRTGFDNPPGLYGTEDGFVALNLLPAGATLRPLDTSAAGVSTSSEALIGETAKSLRPALFIAAFLMLIADSLIVLFMNGAFARLPKARSATAATVLLALGAFAAMAPTEARADDPKPGDDQIFERLDTTHLAYVRTGEDDVDRISEQGLQGLSEFLTWRTTLEPGQPVGLDISKDELSFYPIIYWPVSASAPMPSSAAISRIDAYMRAGGTVLFDTRDQFSSLDTGATSANGERLQAILANIDIPPLEPVPEDHVLTRSFYLLTNFPGRYNGSPLWVESRQGAAKTTSGLSSSGDGVTPIMITGNDFAGAWAVDAQGAPVLPTVPPDEMQREHAFRSGVNIMMYMLTGNYKADQVHVPALLERLGQ
- a CDS encoding DUF58 domain-containing protein — its product is MASIGQIVDKTPGSEVLARARQRAALVPDCMVEAKRIANTVTAGWHGRRKRGIGENFWQFRPYAEGESLSRIDWRRSARDDHTYVRDREWEAAHTIWLWADMSPSMMFKSTLGSVSKESRALVLMLALAEILARSGERIGCPGIMEPVSARNAAERLATAIMHAPPTEGMPETSMIRGASDIVLIGDFLDDAQAVMERISPLARRGLRGHVVEIADPAEETFPYSGRTEFSDPETGEKLVSGRAETIREDYTRAYFARREALSSSLRRLGWNFVFHRTDHLASEALVAMHMYLSGAPAQGGGRR
- a CDS encoding AAA family ATPase, producing the protein MGVMNTGETLDEKAIIASAEKALSDIAAIRTEVSKVIFGQEKVVQNTLLAILSGGHALLVGVPGLAKTKLVTTLGTVLGLEANRIQFTPDLMPSDILGSEVMDQDENGRRSFRFIKGPVFAQLLMADEINRASPRTQSALLQAMQEYHITMAGQTYELPKPFHVLATQNPLEQEGTYPLPEAQLDRFLLQVDVGYPELAAERQILLDTTGTASGEARGVIDASRMMEIQALIRQMPVSDKVVDAILSLVRSARPGHGNKLTDKNVAWGPGPRAGQSLMLTARARALYEGRLAPSLDDVYALAEPVLEHRMALTFAARAEGMSVRDVIAALVEQAKN